In Malus sylvestris chromosome 15, drMalSylv7.2, whole genome shotgun sequence, a single genomic region encodes these proteins:
- the LOC126602259 gene encoding transcription factor IIIA-like isoform X3, which produces MDSVKHWIPHKELQNAIRFGLDGLVPGGRPPVKLHQANLSHALRPYICSVDDCHSSYRRKDHLTRHLLQHQGKLFKCPVENCNREFVFQGNIKRHVNELHIEDCPSADGGAQKQHVCQEIGCGKEFRYASRLRKHEESHVKLDTVEAFCFEPGCMKHFTNDQCLKVHIQSCHQHTTCEICGAKQLRQNMKRHLLTHEGRGSIERIKCDYKGCLRTFTTKSNLSKHVKAVHLEHKPFVCSFSGCGMRFAYKHVRDNHEKTGCHVYTHGDFEEADEQFRSRPRGGRKRQCPDIPMLVRKRVTPPNRSAQESVYLSWLRSQEDGDEH; this is translated from the exons ATGGATAGCGTGAAGCATTGGATCCCACACAAAGAACTCCAAAATGCGATAAGGTTCGGACTTGATGGACTAGTACCAGGTGGGAGACCTCCTGTGAAGCTCCATCAAGCGAACCTGAGTCACGCACTG AGGCCATACATTTGTTCAGTGGATGACTGCCATTCCAGCTACAGACGAAAGGACCACTTGACCCGCCATCTACTTCAGCACCAAGGGAAACTTTTTAAGTGTCCAGTTGAGAACTGCAATCGTGAATTTGTTTTCCAAGGTAACATTAAGAGGCATGTCAATGAACTTCACATTGAGGATTGCCCTTCAGCTGATGGTGGAGCGCAGAAGCAGCATGTATGCCAGGAAATTGGTTGTGGAAAGGAGTTTAGATATGCTTCAAGGCTGCGGAAGCATGAGGAATCCCATG TTAAGCTAGATACAGTGGAGGCATTCTGCTTTGAACCAGGCTGTATGAAACACTTTACCAATGATCAATGCCTTAAGGTCCATATCCAGTCCTGCCACCAACATACTACCTGCGAGATATGTGGGGCCAAGCAGCTGAGACAAAATATGAAAAGGCATCTTCTCACACATGAAGGGAGAGGTTCAATAGAAAGAATTAAATGCGATTATAAGGGTTGTCTTCGCACTTTTACAACT AAATCGAATCTCTCTAAACATGTGAAAGCTGTACACCTTGAGCATAAACCTTTTGTCTGTAGCTTCTCGGGTTGTGGCATGAGATTTGCATACAAGCATGTGAGAGATAACCATGAGAAGACTGGATGTCACGTCTATACCCAT GGGGATTTTGAAGAGGCTGATGAGCAATTCCGGTCAAGGCCAAGGGGTGGGCGTAAGAGACAGTGCCCCGACATACCAATGTTGGTTCGGAAAAGGGTAACTCCACCAAATCGGTCAGCCCAGGAGTCTGTGTACCTATCCTGGTTGCGATCACAAGAGGACGGGGACGAGCATTGA
- the LOC126602259 gene encoding transcription factor IIIA-like isoform X2: MDKGAGEKEGPIVRDIRRHYCDYCGICRSKKSLIASHILSHHKEEMEMADGDGGGDVGEENSNTCEECGTTFKKPAHLKQHLQSHSLERPYICSVDDCHSSYRRKDHLTRHLLQHQGKLFKCPVENCNREFVFQGNIKRHVNELHIEDCPSADGGAQKQHVCQEIGCGKEFRYASRLRKHEESHVKLDTVEAFCFEPGCMKHFTNDQCLKVHIQSCHQHTTCEICGAKQLRQNMKRHLLTHEGRGSIERIKCDYKGCLRTFTTKSNLSKHVKAVHLEHKPFVCSFSGCGMRFAYKHVRDNHEKTGCHVYTHGDFEEADEQFRSRPRGGRKRQCPDIPMLVRKRVTPPNRSAQESVYLSWLRSQEDGDEH; this comes from the exons ATGGATAAAGGGGCAGGAGAGAAGGAGGGGCCTATTGTCAGAGACATAAGGCGGCATTACTGCGACTACTGTGGCATCTGCAGGTCCAAGAAGTCTCTCATTGCTTCTCACATTCTCTCACACCACAAG GAGGAGATGGAAATGGCTGACGGTGATGGAGGTGGGGATGTTGGGGAAGAAAATTCCAATACTTGTGAAGAATGTGGTACCACTTTCAAGAAACCTGCACATCTCAAGCAGCACCTGCAAAGTCATTCCCTTGAG AGGCCATACATTTGTTCAGTGGATGACTGCCATTCCAGCTACAGACGAAAGGACCACTTGACCCGCCATCTACTTCAGCACCAAGGGAAACTTTTTAAGTGTCCAGTTGAGAACTGCAATCGTGAATTTGTTTTCCAAGGTAACATTAAGAGGCATGTCAATGAACTTCACATTGAGGATTGCCCTTCAGCTGATGGTGGAGCGCAGAAGCAGCATGTATGCCAGGAAATTGGTTGTGGAAAGGAGTTTAGATATGCTTCAAGGCTGCGGAAGCATGAGGAATCCCATG TTAAGCTAGATACAGTGGAGGCATTCTGCTTTGAACCAGGCTGTATGAAACACTTTACCAATGATCAATGCCTTAAGGTCCATATCCAGTCCTGCCACCAACATACTACCTGCGAGATATGTGGGGCCAAGCAGCTGAGACAAAATATGAAAAGGCATCTTCTCACACATGAAGGGAGAGGTTCAATAGAAAGAATTAAATGCGATTATAAGGGTTGTCTTCGCACTTTTACAACT AAATCGAATCTCTCTAAACATGTGAAAGCTGTACACCTTGAGCATAAACCTTTTGTCTGTAGCTTCTCGGGTTGTGGCATGAGATTTGCATACAAGCATGTGAGAGATAACCATGAGAAGACTGGATGTCACGTCTATACCCAT GGGGATTTTGAAGAGGCTGATGAGCAATTCCGGTCAAGGCCAAGGGGTGGGCGTAAGAGACAGTGCCCCGACATACCAATGTTGGTTCGGAAAAGGGTAACTCCACCAAATCGGTCAGCCCAGGAGTCTGTGTACCTATCCTGGTTGCGATCACAAGAGGACGGGGACGAGCATTGA
- the LOC126602259 gene encoding transcription factor IIIA-like isoform X1 — protein MEVGMLGKKIPILVKNVVPLSRNLHISSSTCKVIPLSFAGINIYEKYTMDSVKHWIPHKELQNAIRFGLDGLVPGGRPPVKLHQANLSHALRPYICSVDDCHSSYRRKDHLTRHLLQHQGKLFKCPVENCNREFVFQGNIKRHVNELHIEDCPSADGGAQKQHVCQEIGCGKEFRYASRLRKHEESHVKLDTVEAFCFEPGCMKHFTNDQCLKVHIQSCHQHTTCEICGAKQLRQNMKRHLLTHEGRGSIERIKCDYKGCLRTFTTKSNLSKHVKAVHLEHKPFVCSFSGCGMRFAYKHVRDNHEKTGCHVYTHGDFEEADEQFRSRPRGGRKRQCPDIPMLVRKRVTPPNRSAQESVYLSWLRSQEDGDEH, from the exons ATGGAGGTGGGGATGTTGGGGAAGAAAATTCCAATACTTGTGAAGAATGTGGTACCACTTTCAAGAAACCTGCACATCTCAAGCAGCACCTGCAAAGTCATTCCCTTGAG TTTTGCAGGAATCAACATTTATGAAAAATATACAATGGATAGCGTGAAGCATTGGATCCCACACAAAGAACTCCAAAATGCGATAAGGTTCGGACTTGATGGACTAGTACCAGGTGGGAGACCTCCTGTGAAGCTCCATCAAGCGAACCTGAGTCACGCACTG AGGCCATACATTTGTTCAGTGGATGACTGCCATTCCAGCTACAGACGAAAGGACCACTTGACCCGCCATCTACTTCAGCACCAAGGGAAACTTTTTAAGTGTCCAGTTGAGAACTGCAATCGTGAATTTGTTTTCCAAGGTAACATTAAGAGGCATGTCAATGAACTTCACATTGAGGATTGCCCTTCAGCTGATGGTGGAGCGCAGAAGCAGCATGTATGCCAGGAAATTGGTTGTGGAAAGGAGTTTAGATATGCTTCAAGGCTGCGGAAGCATGAGGAATCCCATG TTAAGCTAGATACAGTGGAGGCATTCTGCTTTGAACCAGGCTGTATGAAACACTTTACCAATGATCAATGCCTTAAGGTCCATATCCAGTCCTGCCACCAACATACTACCTGCGAGATATGTGGGGCCAAGCAGCTGAGACAAAATATGAAAAGGCATCTTCTCACACATGAAGGGAGAGGTTCAATAGAAAGAATTAAATGCGATTATAAGGGTTGTCTTCGCACTTTTACAACT AAATCGAATCTCTCTAAACATGTGAAAGCTGTACACCTTGAGCATAAACCTTTTGTCTGTAGCTTCTCGGGTTGTGGCATGAGATTTGCATACAAGCATGTGAGAGATAACCATGAGAAGACTGGATGTCACGTCTATACCCAT GGGGATTTTGAAGAGGCTGATGAGCAATTCCGGTCAAGGCCAAGGGGTGGGCGTAAGAGACAGTGCCCCGACATACCAATGTTGGTTCGGAAAAGGGTAACTCCACCAAATCGGTCAGCCCAGGAGTCTGTGTACCTATCCTGGTTGCGATCACAAGAGGACGGGGACGAGCATTGA